In Ipomoea triloba cultivar NCNSP0323 chromosome 7, ASM357664v1, a single genomic region encodes these proteins:
- the LOC116025621 gene encoding transcription factor bHLH82-like → MQETNSLQDLHNGGGGGGGVNGGHQQQQHMSISNFDLPPTHDDFLEQILSAASPWPDLSKSQPPWEAQHHSLPMPPLSNLNAAADDQAYHFDDQSSALLASKLQQYHINGSDGGAAAAAAKALMLQQQLLLSRALTGTGLRSPTGASAGNGLLGVPLSLTGGDQNEANDNKFEALFNGFTGSLGQTSSQTHHFHHPQGGEMQAQSFGAPSAPPPMNQGLASTGSASTGGGAAPAQPKQQRVRARRGQATDPHSIAERLRRERIAERMKALQELVPNANKTDKASMLDEIIDYVKFLQLQVKVLSMSRLGGAAAVAPLVADMSSEGGDCIQGNGGRSSNGAPAQAASSSNNDSMTMTEQQVAKLMEEDMGTAMQYLQGKGLCLMPISLATAISTSTTRNTIANTLLRGGATNAADGGGGPSSPSMSVLTVQSTATMGNATPDPSVKDATSVSKP, encoded by the exons ATGCAGGAAACAAACTCCCTTCAAGACCTCCataacggcggcggcggcggcggcggcgtcaATGGCGGccaccagcagcagcagcacaTGTCGATATCTAACTTTGATCTACCGCCGACTCACGATGACTTCCTTGAACAGATTCTCTCGGCGGCGTCTCCCTGGCCTGACCTCTCCAAATCTCAGCCCCCCTGGGAAGCACAGCACCACTCCCTCCCCATGCCGCCTCTGTCTAACCTCAACGCCGCCGCTGATGACCAGGCGTACCATTTTGACGACCAGTCCTCCGCCCTCTTGGCCTCCAAACTCCAGCAGTACCACATCAACGGTAGTGACGGaggcgccgccgccgctgctGCGAAGGCGCTTATGCTTCAGCAGCAGTTGTTGCTCTCCAGAGCACTTACCGGCACCGGTCTTAGGTCTCCCACCGGAGCTTCTGCCGGTAACGGTCTCCTCGGAGTTCCGTTGAGTTTAACCGGCGGAGATCAAAACGAA GCAAATGACAACAAATTCGAAGCTCTATTCAACGGATTCACTGGATCTCTCGGTCAAACCTCTTCTCAGACTCATCATTTCCACCATCCTCAG GGAGGAGAGATGCAAGCTCAGAGTTTCGGAGCTCCATCAGCGCCGCCGCCGATGAACCAAGGACTAGCCTCGACGGGCAGCGCATCGACTGGGGGAGGAGCGGCTCCAGCTCAGCCGAAACAGCAACGAGTCAGGGCTCGTAGAGGACAAGCCACCGATCCGCACAGCATCGCTGAAAGA TTACGGAGAGAGAGAATTGCAGAGAGAATGAAGGCCCTACAGGAGCTGGTTCCCAATGCTAATAAG ACAGACAAGGCTTCAATGCTGGATGAGATCATCGACTATGTCAAATTCCTCCAGCTGCAAGTCAAA GTTCTGAGTATGAGCAGATTGGGCGGTGCTGCAGCTGTTGCCCCCCTTGTTGCTGATATGTCATCTGAG GGAGGTGATTGCATACAAGGAAATGGAGGAAGGAGCAGTAACGGAGCGCCGGCGCAGGCGGCGTCATCAAGCAACAATGACAGCATGACAATGACGGAGCAGCAGGTGGCGAAGCTAATGGAGGAGGATATGGGCACAGCCATGCAATACTTGCAAGGGAAAGGCCTCTGCCTCATGCCCATTTCTTTGGCTACTGCCATCTCCACCTCCACTACTAGGAACACCATTGCCAACACCTTACTACGCGGCGGAGCCACCAACGCCGcagacggcggcggcggccccTCCTCTCCTAGCATGTCGGTTTTGACTGTCCAGTCAACTGCCACAATGGGTAACGCCACTCCCGATCCCTCCGTTAAAGACGCCACTTCCGTTTCTAAGCCGTGA
- the LOC116025335 gene encoding NADP-dependent glyceraldehyde-3-phosphate dehydrogenase yields the protein MTQNADFAEIIDGEVFKYYSEGEWRKSVSGKSVAIINPTTRKTQYKVQACTQEEVNKVMENAKAAQKLWAKTPLWKRAELLHKAAAILKEHKAPIAECLVKEIAKPAKDAVTEVVRSGDLVSYTAEEGVRILGEGKFLVSDSFPGNERTKYCLTSKIPLGVVLAIPPFNYPVNLAVSKIAPALIAGNSLVLKPPTQGAVAALHMVHCFHLAGFPKGVLSCITGKGSEIGDFLTMHPGVNCISFTGGDTGIAISKKAGMVPLQMELGGKDACIVLEDADIDLAAANVVKGGFSYSGQRCTAVKVVLVMESIADALVEKVKAKVAKLTVGAPEDDCDITPVVSESSANFIEGLVMDAKEKGATFCQAYKREGNLIWPLLLDHVRPDMRIAWEEPFGPVLPVIRINSVEEGIHHCNASNFGLQGCVFTKDINKAILISDAMETGTVQINSAPARGPDHFPFQGIKDSGIGSQGITNSINMMTKVKTTVINLPTPSYTMG from the exons ATGACTCAAAATGCAGATTTTGCAGAGATTATTGATGGGGAGGTCTTCAAGTACTACTCGGAAGGAGAGTGGAGAAAATCTGTCTCAGGGAAGTCAGTTGCTATCATCAACCCAACTACAAGAAAGACTCAGTACAAAGTTCAAG CCTGCACACAAGAAGAGGTGAACAAGGTAATGGAAAATGCAAAAGCGGCGCAAAAATTGTGGGCAAAAACCCCACTTTGGAAGAGAGCAGAGCTCCTTCACAAGGCAGCCGCCATTCTGAAAGAACACAAAGCCCCAATTGCAGAGTGTTTAGTGAAGGAAATTGCAAAACCAGCTAAAGATGCTGTAACCGAG GTTGTAAGGTCTGGAGATTTGGTCTCTTACACTGCTGAAGAAGGCGTTCGCATTTTAGGGGAGGGAAAATTTTTGGTATCAGATAGTTTTCCTGGAAACGAGAGGACCAAGTACTGCCTTACTTCAAAG ATTCCACTCGGTGTGGTTTTAGCCATTCCACCGTTTAACTATCCTGTCAACCTTGCTGTCTCCAAAATAGCACCGGCTTTGATTGCTGGGAACTCGCTAGTTCTTAAACCTCCAACTCAG GGTGCTGTGGCTGCCCTCCATATGGTGCATTGCTTTCACCTGGCCGGTTTTCCCAAAGGCGTTCTCAGCTGTATCACGGGAAAGGGTTCTGAAATTGGAGATTTCCTGACAATGCATCCAGGAGTGAACTGTATAAG CTTCACTGGCGGGGACACTGGTATTGCAATCTCAAAAAAGGCGGGTATGGTCCCGCTACAGATGGAGCTTGGAGGAAAGGACGCTTGCATTGTGCTCGAGGATGCTGACATTGATTTGGCAGCAGCAAATGTTGTCAAAGGAGGATTCTCTTACAG TGGTCAGAGGTGCACCGCGGTTAAGGTTGTCTTGGTGATGGAATCCATTGCTGATGCTCTCGTCGAGAAGGTGAAGGCGAAAGTGGCGAAACTAACAGTTGGGGCACCCGAGGACGACTGTGACATCACTCCGGTTGTTTCAGAATCATCAGCGAACTTCATCGAGGGGTTGGTCATGGatgcaaaagaaaaaggagCCACTTTCTGCCAAGCATACAAGAGGGAGGGCAACCTCATCTGGCCCTTGTTGCTAGACCATGTGAGGCCCGACATGAGGATCGCGTGGGAGGAGCCATTCGGGCCAGTTTTGCCCGTTATCAGGATCAATTCTGTCGAAGAAGGAATCCACCATTGCAATGCTAGCAATTTCGGCCTCCAA GGATGCGTCTTCACGAAAGACATCAACAAAGCCATACTGATCAGCGACGCCATGGAGACTGGAACCGTGCAGATAAACTCAGCACCAGCACGAGGACCCGATCATTTTCCTTTCCAG GGCATCAAGGACAGTGGAATTGGATCACAGGGCATTACAAACAGCATTAACATGATGACCAAGGTCAAGACTACTGTCATCAACCTGCCAACCCCATCTTATACTATGGGCTAA
- the LOC116026194 gene encoding replication termination factor 2: MDLKNQNFQIFIQSPDLKIPTRAINFESPNPGFTIKDLKAFIFSKTLTLIQDSAYFTLNGKLLPDSTPVKSSLIAPLSTLTLRLRFLGGGGDGGATGAESRDCYLKMYAEKKPDKIDPNEVRLSKWLNCTLSNEPLKHPVVIDKLGNLFNKEALVQALLKKQVPKQFAYIKGLRDMIPIELSAIPGMEDSDLGGVTRFQCPISGLEFNGKYKFFALRTCGHVFSAKALKEVKSSACLVCHKEFMENDKIVINGNEDEVAALRERMMEENAKFKDNKKLKKGKNGDVAVNAEGVEVTRLSGAKHGIEDNKVAEKGKSEVNRKNNPNGKIEVKNVNNGASNGSGKRFKAGDNVPVNATKEVYASIFTSSRKSDFKETYSCRSLPLGRN, from the coding sequence ATGGATTTGAAAAACCAGAATTTTCAGATTTTCATTCAATCCCCGGACCTCAAAATCCCAACCCGGGCCATAAATTTCGAATCCCCGAACCCTGGTTTCACCATTAAAGACCTCAAAGCATTCATCTTTTccaaaaccctaaccctaattcAGGACTCTGCCTATTTCACCTTGAATGGGAAATTACTCCCAGATTCTACTCCTGTAAAAAGTTCCCTTATTGCCCCTCTCTCTACCTTGACCCTGCGCCTCCGCTTCCTCGGTGGAGGTGGCGATGGCGGAGCCACCGGGGCCGAGTCCCGTGACTGTTATCTTAAGATGTATGCTGAGAAGAAGCCCGACAAAATTGACCCTAATGAGGTTAGGTTGTCCAAGTGGTTGAATTGTACATTGTCAAATGAGCCTTTGAAGCATCCCGTGGTGATCGATAAGCTCGGGAATTTGTTTAACAAGGAGGCCTTGGTCCAAGCCTTGTTGAAGAAACAAGTGCCTAAACAGTTTGCTTACATAAAGGGGTTGAGAGATATGATTCCAATTGAGTTATCAGCTATCCCGGGTATGGAAGATAGTGACTTGGGTGGCGTGACAAGGTTTCAATGCCCTATCTCGGGGTTAGAGTTCAATGGGAAATATAAGTTCTTTGCACTTAGAACTTGTGGGCATGTTTTCAGTGCCAAAGCTTTGAAAGAGGTGAAGTCTTCAGCTTGTTTGGTCTGTCACAAGGAGTTCATGGAGAATGACAAGATTGTGATAAATGGGAATGAAGACGAGGTTGCAGCATTGAGGGAGAGAATGATGGAGGAAAATGCAAAATTTAAGGATAATAAGAAGTTGAAGAAGGGGAAGAACGGGGATGTAGCTGTAAATGCTGAGGGTGTTGAAGTTACGCGCTTGAGTGGGGCAAAACATGGGATTGAGGATAATAAGGTTGCAGAGAAAGGGAAATCAGAGGTGAATAGGAAAAATAATCCTAATGGTAAGATAGAAGTGAAGAATGTTAACAATGGTGCAAGTAATGGATCAGGAAAGCGATTTAAGGCTGGTGATAATGTACCAGTTAATGCTACCAAGGAGGTGTATGCATCTATTTTTACATCATCCAGGAAGTCTGATTTCAAGGAGACGTATTCTTGTCGGTCATTGCCACTTGGAAGAAACTAA
- the LOC116024769 gene encoding trafficking protein particle complex subunit 5, with translation MIGVGKIKQYTNVLDRPLSKGKQEVSLSAFAFLFSELVQYNQTQVDNIAELERRLEDAGYAVGARVLELLCHREKGNRRETRLLGILSFVHSTVWKVLFGKVADSLEKGTEHEDEYMISEKELLVNRFISIPKDMGAFNCGAFVAGIVRGVLDNAGFPAVVTAHFVPVEGQQRPRTTILIKFSDEVLRREARLG, from the exons ATGATAGGAGTTGGGAAAATCAAGCAATACACTAACGTTCTCGATAGACCTCTCAGCAAGGGCAAACAAGAG GTTAGTTTGAGCGCGTTTGCATTCTTGTTCTCGGAGCTTGTTCAGTACAATCAGACCCAAGTTGATAACATTGCTGAATTGGAAAGAAG GTTAGAGGATGCAGGCTATGCTGTTGGGGCACGAGTTCTGGAACTTCTCTGCCATCGAGAAAAG GGAAATAGAAGGGAGACACGGTTGCTAGGTATTTTGTCCTTTGTGCACAGCACTGTGTGGAAGGTTTTGTTTGGAAAG GTTGCTGACTCCCTTGAGAAGGGCACTGAACATGAAGATGAATATATGATCAGCGAAAAGGAGCTCCTTGTGAACAG GTTTATTTCAATTCCTAAGGATATGGGTGCTTTCAATTGTGGAGCTTTTGTTGCGGGCATTGTAAGG GGTGTACTTGACAATGCCGGTTTCCCAGCTGTTGTAACTGCCCATTTTGTTCCAGTGGAGGGGCAGCAGCGACCTCGGACTACCATTTTGATTAAATTTTCTGATGAG GTTCTACGAAGAGAAGCAAGACTAGGTTGA